CGAGTTCAGCGCGTACTACGCGAAGTTCAAGACGTTCCTCGAGGAGCAGGTCGACCCGGTCGAGATCGACGAGAAGGGGGAGTACCCCGATCACGTGGTCGAGGGGCTCCGGCGGATGGGCGCGTTCGGAATGAAGATCCCGACCGAATACGGCGGCCTCGGGTTCACCCAGGTCGAATACGGCCGGATGATGGAGCTCGTCGGCAGCTACGACGGGAACATCTGCGCGCTGCTCTCCGCGCACCAGTCGATCGGCGTTCCGCAACCGATCAAGATGTTCGGCACGAAGGAGCAGAAGGAGCGGTTCCTTCCGCGCTGCGCGAAGGGGGCGATCTCGGCGTTCGCGCTGACCGAGGACGGGGTCGGATCGGATCCCGCGCGCCTGGCGACGACGGTGGAGCCCACCGCGGACGGCAAGGGATACGTGATCCACGGCGAGAAACTCTGGTGCACCAACGGCACCTGCGCCGAGCTGTTCGTCGTCATGGCCAAGCACAAGGACTCGAAGAAGATCAGCGCCTTCGTCGTCGAGGCGTCGGCGCCCGGCGTGAGCGTCGTCCACAAGTGCCGGTTCATGGGGCTGCGCGCGATCGAGAACGGCGTCATCAAGTTCGACCGCGTGACCATCCCGAAGGAGAACCTGATCGGCCAGGAGGGGCAGGGGCTCAAGATCGCGCTCGTGACCCTCAACACCGGGCGTCTGTCGATCCCGGCGGCGGTGACGGGAATCGCGAAGGTCAACGTCGAGACCTGCCGCAAGTGGGCGTCCGAGCGCGCGCAGTGGGGCGCGGTGATCGGCAAACACGAGGCGATCGCGCACAAGATCGCCGACATGGCGGCGACCACCTACGCGATGGAGTCGGTCTCCGATCTCGCGAGCCGGATGTCCGACCGCGGCGGGTACGACATCCGCCTGGAGGCGGCGGCGGCGAAGGAGTTCAACACCTTCCGCGGCTGGGAGGTCGCCGACGAGACGATGCAGATCCGCGGCGGCCGCGGGTACGAGACCGAGCGGTCGCTGGAGGCGCGCGGCGAGGCCCCGATGCCGGTCGAACGGGCGATGCGCGACTTCCGGATCAACAAGATCTTCGAGGGCTCGTCCGAGATCATGCACCTGTTCATGGCCCGCGAGGCGGTGGACAAGCACCTCGAGATCGCCGGGGACCTCATCGATCCGGAGAAGACCGGCGGGGAGAAGTTCTCGGCGCTGATGCGCGCGGCGGCGTTCTACGCGGTCTGGTATCCGGGGCGCTGGTTCGGCTGGGGGCTCTGGCCCCGCTACGCCGGATTCGGGAAGCTCGCGCCGCACCTGAGGTTCGCCGAGCGGTCGTGCCGGAAGCTCGCCCGGTCGGTGTTCCACGGGATGATCGTCCACGGTCCCAAGCTCCAGAAAAAGCAGGCGTTCCTCTTCCGGCTCGTGGACGTCGGCCTCGAGCTGTTCGCGATCTCGGCCTGCTGCTCGCGGGCGCGCGCGATGCGCGACGAGCGCAACCCCGACACGGCGCGCGCCGAGGAGCTCGCGGATCTGTATTGCCGGAACGCGCAGCGCCGGGTGAAGCGGCTGTTCAAGGACCTCTGGAACAACGACGACGTCCTCAAGTACCGGGTGGGGCAGCACGTGCTCGACGGCACCCACGCCTGGCTCGAGGAGAACTCCATGGGGGCCCTCCCCGTCCGGCTGCGGGAGAAGCAGGGCGTGAGCGCGTAGCATCGAACGGGTCTAGGATGTGCGGCTGAAAGGAGACCTCTCGATGCGCAAGATGTTCTTCATGGCGGCGCTCGCCGTCGCGGCTCTGATTCTCGTCCCCATGGCCGTCGCCGGCGAAGGCCACGATCACGGCGCCGCCGGCAAGGAAGTCACCGTCACCGGCAAGATCCTGTGCGCCAAGTGCACGCTCAAGAAGGCGGACGCCAAGGGCTGCCAGGACGTCCTGGTCGCCGACGAGGGCGGCAAGTCCGTCGAGTACTACCTCACCAAGAACGACGTCGCCGAGAAGTACGGGCACGTCTGCCAGGGCGAGAAGGCGGTCGTCGCCACGGGCACCGTCATGGAGAAGGACGGCAAGACCTGGTTGACCGCTACCAAGATGGAAGCCCCCACGAAGGGCTGATCCGTCCCGGGCGGTCGGCGATAATGCGGCGGCGGGGTTTCCCGCCGCCGTTCTTCTTTTCGAGGTGCCCCGTGTCGCTCACCCGCCGTCGCGCCCTCGTCGCCTTCGCCACCGCCGCCGCCGGCTCCGCCGTCTTCGGCCGCGCGCTCGCGTCGGTCGCCGGGAGCAGCCCCGAGGTCACCGACGCGATGATCCGCGAGGCGTCGTGGGTCTCCGGCGTCCCGCTCGACGAGGACAAGCGCAAGCTGCTCGCGAAGGGGCTCGCGCAGCTGCAGGAGGGGTTCGCGGCGATGCGCGCGGTCGCCGTGGACAACGCCGTGCCTCCCGCGTTGTTCTTCGACGCGACGCCGGGGGCGGCTGCCGTTGCGGAGACGGGGGCGGGAACGACGGCATGGTCTCCGCGCGGCGGCTCGCGGCCGAAGACCGACGACGATCTCGCGTTCGCGTCGGTCGGGACGATCGCGGGGCTGCTGAAGTCGAAGAAGCTCTCGTCGACGGAGCTGACGAAGCTCTACCTCGCCCGGCTGAAGCGGTTCGACCCCAAGCTCCTCTGCGCGATCACGATCACCGAGGAGCTCGCGCTGAAACAGGCCGAGGCGGCCGACCGCGAGCTGTCGAAGGGGGTGTGGCGCGGCCCCCTCCACGGGATCCCCTGGGGGGCCAAGGACCTGATCGCCGTGCCGGGGTATCCCACCACCTGGGGCTCGGTCCCCTTCAAGACGCAGGTGCGCCCCGAGAAGGCGACGGTCGCCGAGCGCCTCGAGCGCGCCGGTGCGGTGCTCGTCGCGAAGACCGCGGTGGGGGAGCTCGCCTGGGGCGACGTCTGGTTCGGCGGGATGACGCGTAACCCGTGGAAGATCGAGCAGGGCTCGAGCGGCTCCTCCGCGGGGTCGGCGAGCGCCGTCGCCGCGGGGCTCGTCGGGTTCGCGATCGGCACCGAAACGTGGGGGAGCATCGTCTCGCCGTGCACGCGGTGCGGGGTGTCGGGATTGAGGCCGACCTTCGGGCGCGTCGGGCGATCGGGGGTGATGGCGCTCGCGTGGTCGATGGACAAGCTCGGGCCGATCGCGCGCTCGGTCGAGGATCTGGCGCTCGTCTTCGCGGCCATCCACGGCGCCGACCCGGGCGATGCGGCTTCGGTGACGCGTCCGTTCGCCTGGCCTCCGCGGCGCGATCCGAAGTCCATCCGCCTCGGCTTCGTCCCGGCGTTGTTCGACTTCGACTACACGCAGTGGGGGGAGAACGACGAGGAGCGGCGCCAGCTCGCGGAGTGGAAGGAGTTCGACCAGCGCTCGCTCCGGACCCTCCGGACCCTGGGTTACGACCTCGTTCCCGTGGAGCTTCCCGGAAGCCATCCGGTCGATCCGCTGCAGGTCATCCTCACCGCCGAGGCGGCGACCGCGTTCGACGAGCTCACCCGCTCGGGACGCGACGGCGAGCTCGTCCGGCAGGTCGAGCAGGCGTGGCCCAACGTCTTCCGGCAGGGGCAGTTCGTTCCCGCCGTCGAGTACCTGCGCGCCAATCGCATCCGGACCCTCGTGATGCGGGCGATGGAGGAGGTCTTCCGCAAGGTGGACGTCTACGTCGTGCCGTCGTTCGGGGGAGACAACCTCCTGCGGACCAATCTCACCGGGCACCCGGCCGTCGTCGTCCCGAACGGGTTCGGCGCCGCCGATGGAACCCCGACGAGTCTCACCTTCCAGGGGCCGCTCCACGGCGACGACCTTGTCCTCGCCGTGGCCCAGGCCTACCAGCAGGCCACCGACTTCCACCGGCAGCGGCCGCCGGGGTTCTGAGGGAACGATGACGACGATCCTGTTGGCCGGTTGGCTGCTCGCGGCCCCCGCGGCGGAGGACTTCGCGGCCGAGACGCGCGCGTGGCGGGAGCGCCGGATCGAGCGCCTCCGGAGCGAGACGGGCTGGCTCTCCCTCGTCGGACTGCATTGGCTCGAGGAAGGCGAGAACGCGATCGGGACCCTTCCCGGGACCTGGATCCTCGAGGGAGGGAGGGTTCGCGTGAAGGCCGACCCCGCCCTCGGGCTCACCGTGGACGGGAAGGCGGTCGGCGAGGCCAGCCTCGTGAGCGACCTGAACGAGAACCCCTCCGCGATCCGGCTCGGGGAGGTCCGCGCCCAGCTGATCGAGCGCGGGGAGCGGTTCGCGATCCGCGTGCGCGATCCGAAAAGCCCGGTGCGGGCGGGCTTCAAGGGGATCGACACGTACCCGCCGGACGCGAGGTTCCGCATCGTCGCCGAGTGGGAGCCCTACGCGACGCCGAAGGAGATCGACGTCCCCAACGTCCTCGGCACCGTCGACAAGGCGCGGGCGCCGGGGGTGGCGAGGTTCACGGTGAACGGCGTGCCGTGCGCCCTCGAGCCGATCCTCGAGGAGGGGGACACGCCGCTGTTCTTCATCTTCAAGGACGCGACCAGCGGGAAGGAGACCTATCCCGCCGGCCGCTTCCTCTACGCCGCGGCGCCGAAGGACGGGAAGGTCGTCCTCGACTTCAACCGCGCCTACAACCCGCCCTGCGCCTTCACCCCCTACGCGACCTGTCCGCTCCCTCCGAAGCACAACCGCCTGACCGTCGCGATCGAGGCGGGGGAGAAGACCTGGCACTGACGCTCAGAACGTCAGCCGGTACGACAGGCTCAGGTCCCGACCGGTCAGGGGCACCTCGTCCTTGAACCGCGACCCGTGGTTCCGGGCGAGCTCGTCGGTGAGGTTGACGCCGCGCAGGATCAGGTCGTGGACCGTCCGACCCGCGACGATCCGGTATCCCACCGCCGCGTTGAGCCAGGTGGTCCCCTCGGTCGGCGTTTCGAGCGGGGCGACGCGGTCCTGGTCCCCGGTCCGGAGCACCTCGAGGTTGCCCCACAGCTTCGGGCCCTGGTACCGGACCGCGACGCCGTAACGCGCGGCGGGGATGCGCGGGAGCGGCGTCCCGTCCCCGAGCTCCGCACGCACCGTGTCGTAGCGCAGGTCGAGCTCGACGTGGTGCGGCTCCGAGTGGAACAGCTCGACGTGGACGAGCGCCTCGAGTCCGCGGAACTCCGCGTCGCCCTGCGTGAACCGGTAGATCGGAAGGCCGCTGTCGACGTCCACCTCTCCCGTGGCGCGGTCGTAGATGTAGTCGTCGAAGTCGTCCCGGAAGAGGTTGACCTCGCCCCGCACCCTGCCGGCCAGCCGCCGAACCGACAGGTCGACGCCCAGGCTCGCTTCCATCCCGAGGCCGTCGTCGCCGATCTCGAAGGCGAAGGTCGCGACGTGGGGGCCGTTCGAGTACAGCTCCTCGGGGGTCGGAAGTCGCGCGGAGCGCGCGAGCGTCAGCGCGACCGACCAGTCTCCGGCGGGTTTCCACACGGCGCCGGCGGAGGCGCTGAGCGCGTCGAAGTCGCGGTCCTGCAGCGTCGGGTCCGACGAGTCGGTCTGCTGGCGCTCCCAGCGCGCGCCGAACTCCCCGAGGAGCTTGCCGCGGCCGATCTCCTCGAACACGAACAGCGCCTGCGTCTTCGTCGTCGTCGGCTGGACGTAGGCCTCGTCGCCCTCTGCCCTGAAGTCGCGATCGGTCAGATGGACTCCGAAGTTCCCCTCGAACGCCCCCAGCCGCCGGTGGAGGAGCTCCGCCCGCGCCTCCCAGCTGTCGTTGGAGAACCGGGTCCCGACCTCGTCGCCCTCGAGCTCGACGTGTTCGTAGTCGGACGTGCCGGCCCTTGCCCGGATCGAGCGCAGGAACCCCGCCGGGACGTCGTATTCTCCGCGCAGGTCGACGCGTGTCTGGTCGAGGTCGATGCGCACCTCCTCCTCGACCGCGGAGCCGTAGTTCGACGCGAAGTCGGTGTAGGCCACGCCCACGAACCCGTTCGGGCCGACGTAGGACGCCCCCACGGTGCCGCGCCGGGTGTCGAGGTCGCTGTTGGCGAGCGTCCCCTCGGGGGTGTCGAGGTCGTCCGCGCCGCGGTCGAGGTAGCCGACCTGCCAGGCGAAGCGACCGGCGCCCCCGCCGAGGTCGGCGCTCGCGGCGCGCTCGTCGGCGGCGGAGCCGACGCGGGCGCCGACCGAGCCCTCGATCCGCTGCGTCGGCACGTGGTCGGGGACGCGGCCGTCGAGCACGTTCACGACCCCTCCCACGGCGCTGCTTCCGTACAGGAGGGTCGCCGCGCCGCGCACGACCTCGATCCGGTCGGCGCCCATGGGGTCGTAGCTCACCGCGTGGTCCGGGCTGACGTTCGAGGCGTCGGCGGTGCCCAGGCCGTCCTCGAGGATGCGCACGCGGTCCCCGGTGAACCCGCGGATCACGGGCCGGCTCGCCCCCGGCGCGTAGTAGTTCGAGCTGACTCCCGGCTCCTGGGCGAGGGTCTCGCCGAGCGTCGCCTGCGCCCGCCGCTGCAACTCGACCCCCTCGAGGATCGCCACCGGCTGCGCGACCTCCGCGAGGCTGCGGGCGTCGGCGCTCGCGCTGACGACGATGTTCTCCTCGTGGATCCCGAGGTCGATGCGCACGCGCAGCGGCGTGGCCCGCCCTTCCACGACGTCGACCTCGGCGACGGCGGTCCCCCAGCGCGGGCTTTCGACACGGACGTGGTAATGGCCGCCGGGGACGCCGTCGAAGCGGAAGGCCCCGGCGGCGTCGGTCTGGGCGCGGCGACGCAGCTCGACGAGGGTCACCCTCGCGTCGGCCGCGGGCTCGTCCTGCGCGTTGACGACGACGCCGAGGACCGAGCCGTCGGCGGAGCGGGACGGGGGAGCCAGACTCACGGAAAAGAACAGGACGGCGGCGAGCGCCGCGAAGCGACACGCGAACATGGGAGCTCTCCTCGACGAATGGAAACGGAAAGGAATCAGGCTTCGTCGGAGGGGCGTGCGGGCGGG
This is a stretch of genomic DNA from Candidatus Polarisedimenticolaceae bacterium. It encodes these proteins:
- a CDS encoding acyl-CoA dehydrogenase family protein translates to MSTQPTPQPHVTEQESMRVAEAARQKEWKEPSFLKELFLGDFQLRLIRPLPDTIKERPEFSAYYAKFKTFLEEQVDPVEIDEKGEYPDHVVEGLRRMGAFGMKIPTEYGGLGFTQVEYGRMMELVGSYDGNICALLSAHQSIGVPQPIKMFGTKEQKERFLPRCAKGAISAFALTEDGVGSDPARLATTVEPTADGKGYVIHGEKLWCTNGTCAELFVVMAKHKDSKKISAFVVEASAPGVSVVHKCRFMGLRAIENGVIKFDRVTIPKENLIGQEGQGLKIALVTLNTGRLSIPAAVTGIAKVNVETCRKWASERAQWGAVIGKHEAIAHKIADMAATTYAMESVSDLASRMSDRGGYDIRLEAAAAKEFNTFRGWEVADETMQIRGGRGYETERSLEARGEAPMPVERAMRDFRINKIFEGSSEIMHLFMAREAVDKHLEIAGDLIDPEKTGGEKFSALMRAAAFYAVWYPGRWFGWGLWPRYAGFGKLAPHLRFAERSCRKLARSVFHGMIVHGPKLQKKQAFLFRLVDVGLELFAISACCSRARAMRDERNPDTARAEELADLYCRNAQRRVKRLFKDLWNNDDVLKYRVGQHVLDGTHAWLEENSMGALPVRLREKQGVSA
- a CDS encoding DUF6370 family protein, whose product is MRKMFFMAALAVAALILVPMAVAGEGHDHGAAGKEVTVTGKILCAKCTLKKADAKGCQDVLVADEGGKSVEYYLTKNDVAEKYGHVCQGEKAVVATGTVMEKDGKTWLTATKMEAPTKG
- a CDS encoding amidase; the encoded protein is MSLTRRRALVAFATAAAGSAVFGRALASVAGSSPEVTDAMIREASWVSGVPLDEDKRKLLAKGLAQLQEGFAAMRAVAVDNAVPPALFFDATPGAAAVAETGAGTTAWSPRGGSRPKTDDDLAFASVGTIAGLLKSKKLSSTELTKLYLARLKRFDPKLLCAITITEELALKQAEAADRELSKGVWRGPLHGIPWGAKDLIAVPGYPTTWGSVPFKTQVRPEKATVAERLERAGAVLVAKTAVGELAWGDVWFGGMTRNPWKIEQGSSGSSAGSASAVAAGLVGFAIGTETWGSIVSPCTRCGVSGLRPTFGRVGRSGVMALAWSMDKLGPIARSVEDLALVFAAIHGADPGDAASVTRPFAWPPRRDPKSIRLGFVPALFDFDYTQWGENDEERRQLAEWKEFDQRSLRTLRTLGYDLVPVELPGSHPVDPLQVILTAEAATAFDELTRSGRDGELVRQVEQAWPNVFRQGQFVPAVEYLRANRIRTLVMRAMEEVFRKVDVYVVPSFGGDNLLRTNLTGHPAVVVPNGFGAADGTPTSLTFQGPLHGDDLVLAVAQAYQQATDFHRQRPPGF
- a CDS encoding DUF1684 domain-containing protein, producing the protein MTTILLAGWLLAAPAAEDFAAETRAWRERRIERLRSETGWLSLVGLHWLEEGENAIGTLPGTWILEGGRVRVKADPALGLTVDGKAVGEASLVSDLNENPSAIRLGEVRAQLIERGERFAIRVRDPKSPVRAGFKGIDTYPPDARFRIVAEWEPYATPKEIDVPNVLGTVDKARAPGVARFTVNGVPCALEPILEEGDTPLFFIFKDATSGKETYPAGRFLYAAAPKDGKVVLDFNRAYNPPCAFTPYATCPLPPKHNRLTVAIEAGEKTWH
- a CDS encoding TonB-dependent receptor, whose protein sequence is MFACRFAALAAVLFFSVSLAPPSRSADGSVLGVVVNAQDEPAADARVTLVELRRRAQTDAAGAFRFDGVPGGHYHVRVESPRWGTAVAEVDVVEGRATPLRVRIDLGIHEENIVVSASADARSLAEVAQPVAILEGVELQRRAQATLGETLAQEPGVSSNYYAPGASRPVIRGFTGDRVRILEDGLGTADASNVSPDHAVSYDPMGADRIEVVRGAATLLYGSSAVGGVVNVLDGRVPDHVPTQRIEGSVGARVGSAADERAASADLGGGAGRFAWQVGYLDRGADDLDTPEGTLANSDLDTRRGTVGASYVGPNGFVGVAYTDFASNYGSAVEEEVRIDLDQTRVDLRGEYDVPAGFLRSIRARAGTSDYEHVELEGDEVGTRFSNDSWEARAELLHRRLGAFEGNFGVHLTDRDFRAEGDEAYVQPTTTKTQALFVFEEIGRGKLLGEFGARWERQQTDSSDPTLQDRDFDALSASAGAVWKPAGDWSVALTLARSARLPTPEELYSNGPHVATFAFEIGDDGLGMEASLGVDLSVRRLAGRVRGEVNLFRDDFDDYIYDRATGEVDVDSGLPIYRFTQGDAEFRGLEALVHVELFHSEPHHVELDLRYDTVRAELGDGTPLPRIPAARYGVAVRYQGPKLWGNLEVLRTGDQDRVAPLETPTEGTTWLNAAVGYRIVAGRTVHDLILRGVNLTDELARNHGSRFKDEVPLTGRDLSLSYRLTF